The window tataaattcaAAGGATCAACAATATTGTGATGATGAAGcaattcttttatataatattcgTAGAATGTATGAATCGAATACTAAATAttctaaaaataaagaaaaagagaaaaataattctaATATATCAAATGTAGATagttttaaatataataatatatataaaaaaaattcagAAAATAATTCTTCTACAAATGAATCAGATATTTTCCAAAGTGTAAGTTCTAGTAAAAgttataatgatatattgAAAAGTTTACACCAGgagaaaaagaaaaacaaaaaaaataaatttattaataattatgaaaatattattaatatgaaatatatacatatgaataatataggagatataaaaaatcaaCCTCTTGAAAAATATTCTGAAGGATTTATGAAAAACGAAAGAATGGAAGTAGCAGCCAGCATTTCCTTTAAATCACTTTCagatgatgaaaaaaattattcattCATACAAACAtttaatcatataaaagaaaaaaataaagaaaaggaaaatataaatgaaaatatatataaaaaggaaaggaagaaaaacatcaattataataacaaacaaaatgatgataacCAAAAAAAGTTACAAAATTACAAAGAACTCTCtacaaattttttattatccCAAAAGGATATCAAAAAAGGTTCAGTAActaataatgaaaaattagaaaaagaaaaatgtaaatataaaaaaaatatgtcatttgtaaaaaataatatgcTTCGTAAAAATACCatgaaaaaacaaaatacaataaaaataaataaacttaaaataaacaatagtacttttcaaaatattcatttgaGAAATACACAAGAAAATGATACAATCAAATTTTGttcacaaaaaaatatagaaaaatcGAATGAATcaatagaaaaaaataaattatatgaatcattaaaatatataaataaatcaatTATTGGAAGATCATCAATTTGTTCATATGACAAATTGGAAAAtctaaaaaataattttactgaaattaaaaaaaatgtaaaaaatgCAAAAGGTAATACATATACcatacataaaaaattagaaaacTCATCAAccataaataaatacaaattaAATAACTTTTTACAACATAAGAGAATATATGATTGTgttaagaaatataatacattttcATCATTCGAAAATTTCCAAAGAAATAACATAAAAGAAGTATCTTCCTTACATGAAAGTAAAAGTCAGAAGATTGCTGTATTACAAAAGGAGAAAGATAGTAGTGCGTCAaataatttacatatagaaaaatatgcatataatcaagaaaataataaaaatattaaatatacgTATAATTTGAAAGATGCATATTGTTTGAAAAAAGTAAATACCAAATCTATAGGAGTACAAATAAAcgttaaaaaaaagacatttaacaaaaaaacaaacactgtaaatatattttacttGGATAAGGTaaatagaagaaaaattccaaaaattaaatttaaaacaattacacaaatatataattatgatttTGATGCAATAATAGTTAAAGATGGTCACATAATTTCAAGAAATAAGGACCCATTAAAAGAAATGTTCCAAAGGTTTTTTCAAAAggtttaatatatatatatatatatatatatatatatatgtatatatatttatatatttatttatttttctttttttttgcattAATTATGCtatgcatatataattatgacttgttatatgaaaaaataatcatataatataaaagatgatacaaattttaaatttcttaaaaatattaaaaggattgttcattaaaaataaaacaagtgaattaataattttttaaaatttatttcttgacaaaaaaaataaaataaaataaaataaaaacgTGAAATATTAACTGTCGCATACATCCATGCATATATACATTCCATGCATATATACATccatacatatatacatccatacatatatacatccatgcatatatacatccatacatatatacatccatgcatatatacatacatgcatatatacatacatatatatatcatattaaatattatattttttatgagtacaaataaaatgattAAATAACTAGATACATATTTAAGATCCTTTTTTAAGTTTTCATTCATTTCTTTTGTCGCTcaatatatgtaatatatcttttacTGTAGCAAATTTTTGAGCACATCGACCGTTTTGTTCAccattatttttttccaaACTTTGGATATAATTCCATTGATCCATACTAACAAAGTGtactttttttctttttaataattcagttatatcattatcataatatattgttgtagtatttaaaaaatttaatatctCTGTAGTATTTTGTTtagtattaataatatggcTAGCTATATTACCCTTAGCACCTGTTTGAAACCAACCTGCTTTAAAAATTGCAAATTTTTTGTTCAATATATcatctttatatttatcaacagatttgttataaaaatttagagagaaattatcttttttaaaaccGGTAGCAAAAATGAGTAATGGtgttttaatatttaatttttgattatttatatcataagaattcttattatttttgtgaTTATTTTGagatgaatatattatatctttatttaatcCTAATTGTATTTCTTTCAAATgattattaatattgtgtatatttctaatttcatgataaaaaataaattgtataattttatatttatcatataaagttggattttttttcatttgttCATAATTATGAACCATAtctaaaaataatttattttgcctttgtttcattttatttgtttcatcataattttttatttcaaaacataaatcataattttttttatctaatATAACTTTCGTGTCTTTTAAGGAAAACAATTCTCTTAATTCACTATTAGTAAAAGAAGATTGCCAAAAGCCTCTTCTAccaattatatatatatgtttgaTATTATgtctttttattatgtttaaataattaaaattgatatctgtttttattaaatcatCATATGATTTTATCAAAATACGTGCTATATCTAAAGATACATTCCCGTTTCCTATAATAATAGAATTGGaaaaattttcatatgtATTCAAATAAGTGTCGATACTTTTACATCTTAAATcatcataaaaattattataaaaatatattaaatcCTTTGCATGAAATATTCCAttctcttttttatatatttcttctttagGTAATGAACTCTCAGAAGCTCCACAACAAAATATCACAgcattataataatttcttaAGTCCTCAATTTGTATATCAATTCCAATATTTACATTACCAAAAAAACgatatttttctttatttaacAAAACAGGGttaaatgttttatatatattctttacACTTATATGATCAGGTGCTACACCATATCTTATTAATCCATAAGGATTTGGTAACTTATCAAAAATATcaacttttattttatcattttttaaaaaatgcTTGCAACAATATAAAGCTGAAGGACCTGAACCAATTATTCCTactttaaaatattttaattcatttgaaaaataatgCTTCTgcaaaaaattataattatttcttttctttatatcaaattttattttaagcttattttttgttctaaaaaataaattatcataaaaagGCATTCTCacttttaaattttattaaaaaataaggaaaGCAAAACGaattacattttattaCGATAAAAGATAGTACTTGGCATAGTTTGAAAAAATgtaatttaataatatattatttacgTCTGCACACAAATGAgagttaaaaaaaaaaaaaaattattttttcaaaacattataaatttaaaaatatatatatatgtatatatttatatatattttcccTTTCTTAAAAGTTTGGATAAGCATTAATTTGTATACTGTAGGCCgattaatttaaaaaatgtacatTTTATTGTATAACCATCTCATTTATtgtaacatatatatatatatattttttttttttttttaagaattctttaaatatatttcttaacAATCAAggaacaaaatgaaaaataatatataaaatatatactttgAATAAGGATATaatcaatataatataaaaatatatttttaaaaaggactaaaaaaaaaaaaataaaaaaaagaaagaaaaaaaaggaagaaTAAGAAAACattacatttattaaaaacaaattaataaaaacacATAGCTGTGCatacaaaattatattttaacatattaattttacacataaataaaatataaataatatatatatatatatatatatatataacaagagaaaaaaaataaaatatatacatacatatacatattatatatatattatatacattttttattatggGGTAATCCattcctttttataataaaagtattaTATGGTTTACTAAAATTAAATAACTAGctattatcatttaaatttttttttttttttttttttttttgtgtgggttaatgaaatatttgattgataaattaaacatatatatattttatgagCTACATTATTTGCCATACCTTTGGAGTAAACTGAAGGGAAGGTGAAACTATGACTTGAAAATTTTCActttttttcaatattttgGTAATATCTATCCAGttgttattaatatttaagaAATAAGAAATAGGAGGGAAATTAATTAAGCCTACTTTTAAGGGTGTTATTGTTAAATTGATATTATAAGAAGaattttttgatatatgaataatttttttttgaaatcCATTTATGAGCCAATTATATTGATTTTCTGAATTGTGcatatgattattatgtgtgtatatataatatttcatatatatatcttcattgatattatttgatatacttatattaatatttatattggAATGAAGCATTCCTGTTTTGGGTATATTATAAGATACATTAATAGGTAATAAAAATTGAGGAATTAATGTATGAAActtatacatatattctttaattGTTTCCTTTTCCAGAAGCTTTAAAAGGGTttgatttttatatatatatgttatatgtatattacCTATTGTATTTTGATAATCTCTATAATTTATTGATGaatcattattttgtatgtcattattataatatacttCAAATAGAAAGAAAATACTTGCTCCTCCTTTAAGAACtgtatttatatgaacTTGATcaatgaaatatttatcttGTTCAACAAATGAAATATCATGATTTTCAAAAGAAATGACTTTTTCCTTACTTTCCATTTCACTACACAAGGTAAAATTACTTTCATCTGAATGTTCTATATCCATTTTTTGGTTTTCAATAGAATATGTGgtttgatattttttttgatcattattttggtttaaaaaaaaaattttggtattttttatatgtgtatttaaattttttaatatagaAACATGTAAGTTTTTTAGATATATAGgataattatcattatgTAATTTCATTACTAATTCATACATCATTCCATTGTTTGATCGATATGTATTAATTCGATcatgaaaaatattaacaaGGTTAAAAGTTTTTtctaaaaatatttgattATTTAAATAGAGTTCACttgatatattatcttcatttttaggttcatttatatcttcTCGTACATgtttatcatcataatgTGTATTAAAATGATCAAATACTATTTCCCCCATAAAATGAACgtttaataatttaacTGTATCCGTTTTTCTTACTTTTCTTCTTATATTAGATaagtttatatttattatacacTTTATGGTAATTTTATCAGAACGTAAATTTGGAAtagaatataaattatttatgttattatgATTTGTATGTAAAGtagaaatattattgttattttgTGTACCCGTGGAgttatcatttatttgttcaCATTGACCTGTTAAATGttccatatttttatttttctctAAATAATcatgaatattataatggttcattttgttttttttggatggcataaatgatattataGCATAGActttttcaaaatttttatgattgaataattgtttatatttattaaaacatGATTGATTATTCCAAAGAAAATGATTTGAGTGGTCAATAtgattaatataattattatttgaaaacCCTGGTACAGTGTgaatgtttttatttttttcattcaaatgattaatatcatcttcattcaatattttaatttgatcaatacatatattgtgctcttcatttttttcgatataaaaaagaattgAATCTGTTGATGTGAAAAATTCattcttataataatttggATCTTCATCCATTTTATGAATGAAAACgtgaatattttttttaaaaaaatcgTTGGGTATAAATTTATGATCTTCATTTTCTATATGATACATATTTGTGTTTGAGAATAAGAGTTGGTTTtgatataaattattattattattataattattattaataacCAATTTGATATAATTCATGTTATCATAAATTAATGATGTGCTGTTTAGAAAACAAGCTAACATTTTACAATTTAATATAGAATTCAACGTTtcaattttaatatataatggaCTTAATAATTGATCAATGAAAAAGTTGCTATAAAGACAATGATTACTACCAAGAGTATTAgtattaattatattattcttattacttttattcTGATCAATTACTATATAATTTGATATTATGAATTTACTATATGACTTTATAAATGGTtgaattaaatttttatttggaAGAACACCTATTTTGTGATACAAAgcaaaattattaataacaaGAAAGACATATTTAactttataataaaaatgtttccaacttatttttttggATTCCAAAAggttaataatatttaatttgaTATGATTCAATCCTTCttttacaatatatttatcataatgatcattttcatttttgaAGTGAacatacataatatttttttttttatattctttttcaaTAGATAATTGTAAAATAATTTcatcaatatataaattttgaGTAAAAGcagaataaataaataaatctaatttttcttcatactgcacacataattttttaagtCTCCTTGTATCTTTTTTgtaattgtttttttttttttttttctttatgtTTCCAGTATAATATTGAttatctatttttttttttaatttaaaattaagTAATAATTCTATGTGTTCTATGtttttatgaaatattttactACCAGCACTTATATGATAGTGGTCATTATTACAAATGTTATGATTATGTTTGTTATGAATATTGTgattattaatatcatatGAACTCTCATCAGGTATATTTCCCCCTATAAAActttcatatttttcttctttatcTACATTATCAAAAACCATATTTGACATAAACATGTACAAATTATAATTGGCTtgaattaatattttaatatttgttttgggtatatatatatgattatttttttgatttttgGAAATTTGGAAATTATACTTTCTCAAaccttttaaaaaatatttattaatatgaaaaaaatagttttctttacaaaatttttgtgttttcatttttattaatttgttCTTATTAATAGAGGACAAAATTTTCTGATCAGCATTAGAATAAATATGAGatgaattatatgaatttttatcttctgatttttttatttcattttgtgtatgtttattttcatatatatcatttatttctGATATTGTgtcatttttaatttgttcATCACTTATATgattcttattattttcatctatttgaatatttaatatatcttctaataaatatattaccttattttttaatgcATCATAAAAATGTGCATCATAATTCTTCCTTTGCTCTAAATTAATGATTGaatgattattatttgaggaaaataaataatattggaaattataaaaggatgtaaaattaatgttcatatttttaaaaggcattattttgatatacCTGTTGGATAAAAAGAAAGACGAacaaaaatgataaaatttattgtttatgttatgatataataataattgcATACATAATATAGTTAAAAAATCATAATCTGATcgttttataattttatttattaactTAAGagattttttataaaacttattttcatataataatatagctaaaaagaatttatttattatggacacattattatatttcctATAACATAGATTTATGattttattcataatatttaataataaagaatttttcttcttttcattatcttttgaaaaattttttatttgataaaTTGGAAAGCtttgataaatattttcttttttaatcatattattaggttcattatttatatccttattaatattattataactcatatttacattcatattattatcatcaatattattatcatcaatattattataattcatattattactatccaaattattattatccaaattattattatccacattataattatccatattattattatccacattattattattatccacattaatattattatccacattaatattattatccacattattatcatccacaatattattattattcataacATGATCATTAATACCtttgatattattaatataccTATTGTCTTCCAGATCTGCTTTgtccatatttttttcaaacCTTTTTTCTTCCAAATAATTTAGgaacatattaaaaaagtataatCTGGTTTTCATATccatattatcataaataCTATGATAGgtatgataaatatttattatatttttcaagATAACAAAAGAAAGCTTAAATATGTTTGATACATTTATACAGAAATCATTATAccaaaaatatttaaatgtattttttatatctgATATATCTGATATGGTTGAAGAAATTTGAGATGAATACGATTCGTTTATGGAATTACTTCtttttgattttattttaagacttttttttgatttcttttttttcgttgtaaaattatttttataacctaatttcataatatttttttgtaatgataaatacttactaaaatttaaatttttttttatatttttatcactcttaatttttttcatatatcCTTCTTGATACAAGAAATATCCTCTTctttcaaataaaaatttaatcAAATTAGCTAgattgtaaaaatatatggcaaaataattttctttattcATAAAACAACAAtgtaaaagaaaataaattttctCATCATCACTTTTGAATACATTTAAATcgtaattattataatgttctttttttttgttcttgttataattatcatattgGGAATGTTCatgatttttataatttttttttttttccttagAATTAGAAAATTGTCTGGTACTTGTATGTGTATTATTTGAATCATGTTCATCCTTTTGTTGATGCATGGGATGattactattaatattattattattattattattatcacaaATATAGtcatcattaatattatttacatttgtacttgtatttttatttgattttattttttggtCTTCATAAATTTCCTCGTCTTCTTCAATTAGATTATCTACACTATTActatttataaatatttcatcCATATCACTAATTATTTTGGGTGTAGGTCTAGGATGCATAGCACTACAATTTGAATAACTCTCATCGTctgaaatatttttaactTGGTTATTAGATTTATGGTCTgcaatatatttatttttttctgaCATGTGTAAAAAGCCCTTGTGATTCGTTTGATGAGTAGATTGTCTCTTATcaactttttttttatatttaataatttttttttgaatattccttaaagaattaatatcatttgaattttttagaatattatttttgaaaCGATTAAAATTAtgcataaatataaatattttattaatataaaagaacTGAGAAAATTTTAAGGCTTTACTGgatatataagaaaatttatttaagaataataatatggtaatttttttaaaaaatatatattctaataaatgtaatgaacatatatgtttttCTCTAATATATCTAGCTATTGTGagataatttttttcaaataataatgatgaatggataatacattttttttttttaatatatacattgaaatatttcataaataatttatttatattactatataatatataactttttttatataaatttaattttatatatagtaaGCATAAATTTTCATTCCACATAAAAACtgataaaaaattatcatacatatctatatataactGTTCATCAAAATCAGTACAAAATTGTAaactattaatatatgagcacatattattttgatataaaaaaaaatgaatatcTACATATTCAttacaaaatgaaaatacattatgctttttataaaaatcaaCAAATTCATTTGATCcttgaaaaatattttttgttatttcatttgttttatttatattattaggaatattatcatttataatactattagaatttatattattcatcttaatatttgttgtacacatatcattattaccttcctcttttttgttatcaacatatatatctaccaatttaaaaatctgattatttttttttttatcacttgtagtctttttttttatatcagTACAAGTTAAGAAATTAGCTAAgcttttattatatccatttttaattaagctatattttttttcaatacatatttttagaATATCACAATAACGTGTTTGGAAATGttcatataattcattaatctttttatttgtataataattttcatcTTCTAAAATTGGTAAacttaaaattttaatactttttaaaatattatgacTAAAATCAGATTtaatcttttttatattttttaattcgtttaaattatcatctatattatatgcatatattataataaattcttcattttcatcattCAGCGATTCTCTACATctattcaatatatattccttttcattcttatattcatctatattatttaaacttaaaaaatatatatatatcaagGATCTTTCTGATAATAAActttcttcatttttaaaatattcagATATCGGATtattgtaaaatatatattttaaattaatacGTAAGCTCTTTATCCTCTCATCTAATTTTATATCTGATAAATCATATACATCaactttaaaaaaataatttaatttgCTTAATAGTTTATTATCACCATAACAAGCTATACTTAATTTATCACCATacattcttttttttttaaaacaaacaaacaaacaaacaaacgaacaaacaaaaaaaaaaaaaaaaaagaaaaaaaaaaaaattgataaattaataaataaataaatgaatgaatagataaatatataaacgattaaatatatgaatgatTAGAGTGTAtgaatgaataaatatttaagtggataaatatataaatgaataaatatataaatgaataaatatataaatgaataaatatacaaatgaataaatatacaaatgaataaatatatacagTATGgtttacataaataatatattataacacATGTATCTTTTTTTCAGGAATTATATtgctatatatatatatatatatataatatgtatataatattattattatgaattataaaacatatatgaaataatattattatatcttatatataatttaaataatatgattacatatatatatatatatatatatatatatatatacatttgtCACATTTTAAAATTCATAAAACACTATAACAtttgattattttatattttttttacatacAATTGAAATGATAAGTATATGCCATcacaaaaaattatacaatttaaaaattatatatatgtatcatttcatttttttattcattcttttatatattattattatatttttctttttctgGCACTGTTTTTCTCatgattataaaataaaaacataaaatcataatttatataagaaatgaaaaaaatatatataatgtatttatatgtttacacatataatatagtgtatacattttaatatattatatatatatatataaactatcatatatttttttttttttacattatttattttacgCTACTTTTTTCAACGTTTCCATTATGgattacatataaatgataataattcatgtaacaataattataataaaaaaaaatatataagatcctataaaaaatatatatttttttatatatccatataatgttcctttattttttccttttttttatttttatttttatttctattttattttttttttttttttgttatgCTCAAGTGTAATAAATAAGCACATAtgtacaaaataatattattatccataaattcatatatgagtactaaaaatatctttttctccctatataatttttatgtttgaaaagaaaaaaatatatacatataataaataaataagtaaatatatatatatatatatattatattttatattttattttaagTTTATGACAactttttcttatatttagaattttttattttaatctattcattttatttttaatatatatatatattttttttattttcattttttaattatacatttttgtaaataataaaaggatcattataacaatatttcttatattgttattttatatattcagaagttatcctttttaatatgtttatttaataaaaacggtattaattatattattatatgtatgatataagaattattaatttttttattttgtattataatatatatatatataaatatattatatatatattattatagaATAATAAGAGCCTTAATGACAGGacaatttaaaaatatatgattattttatattattaaataaattaacataataattaggtatagaacatatatatatatatatatatgtatatatatatatatgtaataatatatataatatttatataatatttatataatatttatataagatttatataatattttatatatttaattacttct of the Plasmodium reichenowi strain SY57 chromosome 11, whole genome shotgun sequence genome contains:
- a CDS encoding hypothetical protein (conserved Plasmodium protein, unknown function), producing the protein MYGDKLSIACYGDNKLLSKLNYFFKVDVYDLSDIKLDERIKSLRINLKYIFYNNPISEYFKNEESLLSERSLIYIYFLSLNNIDEYKNEKEYILNRCRESLNDENEEFIIIYAYNIDDNLNELKNIKKIKSDFSHNILKSIKILSLPILEDENYYTNKKINELYEHFQTRYCDILKICIEKKYSLIKNGYNKSLANFLTCTDIKKKTTSDKKKNNQIFKLVDIYVDNKKEEGNNDMCTTNIKMNNINSNSIINDNIPNNINKTNEITKNIFQGSNEFVDFYKKHNVFSFCNEYVDIHFFLYQNNMCSYINSLQFCTDFDEQLYIDMYDNFLSVFMWNENLCLLYIKLNLYKKSYILYSNINKLFMKYFNVYIKKKKCIIHSSLLFEKNYLTIARYIREKHICSLHLLEYIFFKKITILLFLNKFSYISSKALKFSQFFYINKIFIFMHNFNRFKNNILKNSNDINSLRNIQKKIIKYKKKVDKRQSTHQTNHKGFLHMSEKNKYIADHKSNNQVKNISDDESYSNCSAMHPRPTPKIISDMDEIFINSNSVDNLIEEDEEIYEDQKIKSNKNTSTNVNNINDDYICDNNNNNNNINSNHPMHQQKDEHDSNNTHTSTRQFSNSKEKKKNYKNHEHSQYDNYNKNKKKEHYNNYDLNVFKSDDEKIYFLLHCCFMNKENYFAIYFYNLANLIKFLFERRGYFLYQEGYMKKIKSDKNIKKNLNFSKYLSLQKNIMKLGYKNNFTTKKKKSKKSLKIKSKRSNSINESYSSQISSTISDISDIKNTFKYFWYNDFCINVSNIFKLSFVILKNIINIYHTYHSIYDNMDMKTRLYFFNMFLNYLEEKRFEKNMDKADLEDNRYINNIKGINDHVMNNNNIVDDNNVDNNINVDNNINVDNNNNVDNNNMDNYNVDNNNLDNNNLDSNNMNYNNIDDNNIDDNNMNVNMSYNNINKDINNEPNNMIKKENIYQSFPIYQIKNFSKDNEKKKNSLLLNIMNKIINLCYRKYNNVSIINKFFLAILLYENKFYKKSLKLINKIIKRSDYDFLTILCMQLLLYHNINNKFYHFCSSFFLSNRYIKIMPFKNMNINFTSFYNFQYYLFSSNNNHSIINLEQRKNYDAHFYDALKNKVIYLLEDILNIQIDENNKNHISDEQIKNDTISEINDIYENKHTQNEIKKSEDKNSYNSSHIYSNADQKILSSINKNKLIKMKTQKFCKENYFFHINKYFLKGLRKYNFQISKNQKNNHIYIPKTNIKILIQANYNLYMFMSNMVFDNVDKEEKYESFIGGNIPDESSYDINNHNIHNKHNHNICNNDHYHISAGSKIFHKNIEHIELLLNFKLKKKIDNQYYTGNIKKKKKKNNYKKDTRRLKKLCVQYEEKLDLFIYSAFTQNLYIDEIILQLSIEKEYKKKNIMYVHFKNENDHYDKYIVKEGLNHIKLNIINLLESKKISWKHFYYKVKYVFLVINNFALYHKIGVLPNKNLIQPFIKSYSKFIISNYIVIDQNKSNKNNIINTNTLGSNHCLYSNFFIDQLLSPLYIKIETLNSILNCKMLACFLNSTSLIYDNMNYIKLVINNNYNNNNNLYQNQLLFSNTNMYHIENEDHKFIPNDFFKKNIHVFIHKMDEDPNYYKNEFFTSTDSILFYIEKNEEHNICIDQIKILNEDDINHLNEKNKNIHTVPGFSNNNYINHIDHSNHFLWNNQSCFNKYKQLFNHKNFEKVYAIISFMPSKKNKMNHYNIHDYLEKNKNMEHLTGQCEQINDNSTGTQNNNNISTLHTNHNNINNLYSIPNLRSDKITIKCIININLSNIRRKVRKTDTVKLLNVHFMGEIVFDHFNTHYDDKHVREDINEPKNEDNISSELYLNNQIFLEKTFNLVNIFHDRINTYRSNNGMMYELVMKLHNDNYPIYLKNLHVSILKNLNTHIKNTKIFFLNQNNDQKKYQTTYSIENQKMDIEHSDESNFTLCSEMESKEKVISFENHDISFVEQDKYFIDQVHINTVLKGGASIFFLFEVYYNNDIQNNDSSINYRDYQNTIGNIHITYIYKNQTLLKLLEKETIKEYMYKFHTLIPQFLLPINVSYNIPKTGMLHSNININISISNNINEDIYMKYYIYTHNNHMHNSENQYNWLINGFQKKIIHISKNSSYNINLTITPLKVGLINFPPISYFLNINNNWIDITKILKKSENFQVIVSPSLQFTPKVWQIM